The Denticeps clupeoides chromosome 5, fDenClu1.1, whole genome shotgun sequence genome includes a region encoding these proteins:
- the LOC114791358 gene encoding zinc finger protein 423, with translation MLGPGEAKSSDALLTKTYRCVGCSDTFTSLASLLVHQASHASEFSCSRPQLDCTKCGTTFSSKELQTQHNCTASSPLNDSPCCGEEDINSKEPQEHERSHHEIQPEKQTEISSEVKSSHTVSNITSGLVFHCTELQSDKHEVISETNPVENVTTLTEQRPKLHDTSEHIMTIQVPSQPEPDSADVESGNSENALNDTKEQCQSKTVMKILASAYRNVTQSGQNTLNHNKIISPPQNAPLSYENGSTGSSVDHLRQILRSSLRKSRLKPPEYINYPKSPSQKLSRKSFVSVAQTFCPVVVLETHQKFHGSGTNCDEMNHRCGQCKRLFRNIDNLIMHHALHRKERVKCCRRCKELIISTTSVPQNHICPGTTLLFKSPPITTDKFFHCPLCRHNYNCLDDLKNHNCMSSNASFSGPVKKTDISKSHYPKRVNIGVGTDYKCQIKKEILQEETELDNGELNILNSFSLGAKMSTAESLLPPQNDPTSSIQTQESVLMDEINSTLLTGEFGVTPKNFSGCEKKEEVLESSPLEDEAEIDVLLEADDYHQEPSSSQDTAAQKGTPQEQMQSEDVLVICDDGVRRFACKSCERTFTRRFNLKQHSMVCSAKKYVTPYIGEVMASSLVKPKKLFECVHCGKIFNRKDNMVTHMRKCQIKNAPQMGVTAPESRDNIFVLPPPPETEPIRQEGSSDSSSRNWGIMSLPSVLPRRVTCECGAAFTCPRLLFEHLQNHAQESYICPQCGETLQSWASYETHQRLHLQSQHQPDLQGVSWKPSLLSPQEQSLLEIEQNSDTQSSQQHNLLPSHEPLIKPPQQPSKRMLPNQACHRCGRTFMSLKSLLRHLRMSCHGTSGQSKSNSSSNFAHGNSNTHFFKPMQCPACVRWYSSVEGLKRHLVTHSSHGVFCCNICQQSCSSLESLVDHKKRVHETVEEECKVEEVATAIAQPDVFQCNICKQLYPTAASLREHQRMVHGVPGGHYMQNGKTLGVPSNGFHCQICQRNYSSIDSFKEHRRRVHRIFGHGQVHRLETAPFQCQICLRRYDSLKSLNNHRRRVHRILAGGYAAAKVSTLDVMQSRRILDVVKGDHEAQKGSQGNIFRCQICQRFYPTIQSLKVHKRRVHRILAGGYVAEKSIPADVKQSCQSDFHCQICQRNYSNRKSLKKHQRRVHNTSSGEVKTQKVSGLYYHDCQICHQTYPSIQLLKDHKMKVHCVLDGGEAAEKSNTLPVLPNVKSDFQCQICQRNYFNHEALKKHQRRVHNVVPGQIEDNKFRCLICRRTYPHLQSLKDHRRRIHRISNAGLVS, from the coding sequence ATGCTGGGACCTGGAGAGGCAAAAAGTTCAGATGCTCTGTTGACAAAAACGTATCGGTGTGTGggctgttctgacacctttacCAGCTTGGCATCTTTATTGGTGCATCAAGCGAGCCATGCCAGCGAGTTTTCATGTTCTCGTCCTCAACTAGATTGCACCAAATGCGGAACAACGTTTTCGAGCAAGGAACTCCAAACCCAACACAATTGTACAGCTTCTTCTCCACTCAATGACTCCCCTTGCTGTGGTGAGGAGGACATCAATTCCAAGGAACCTCAAGAACATGAAAGGTCTCATCATGAGATACAACCAGAGAAACAAACTGAAATATCAAGTGAGGTGAAATCCAGCCATACTGTCTCAAATATAACATCCGGTCTGGTTTTCCATTGTACTGAATTGCAAAGTGACAAGCATGAAGTCATTTCTGAAACTAATCCGGTTGAGAATGTGACCACTCTCACTGAACAGAGACCCAAATTACATGACACATCTGAACACATCATGACAATTCAAGTGCCATCACAGCCGGAGCCTGATTCGGCAGATGTTGAGAGCGGAAATTCTGAAAATGCACTTAATGACACCAAGGAACAATGTCAGTCAAAGACAGTAATGAAAATTTTGGCCTCTGCCTACAGAAATGTTACACAGTCCGGTCAGAATACATTGAACCACAATAAAATAATCAGTCCTCCCCAAAATGCACCATTGTCTTATGAAAATGGCTCTACTGGGTCATCTGTTGATCATTTAAGGCAAATTTTAAGAAGCTCTTTGAGAAAGTCACGGTTAAAGCCACCTGAATATATTAATTACCCAAAAAGCCCTAGCCAGAAGCTCTCCCGGAAGTCTTTTGTGTCTGTGGCTCAGACCTTTTGTCCTGTTGTGGTTCTTGAAACCCATCAAAAGTTTCATGGGAGTGGCACCAATTGTGACGAGATGAATCATCGTTGTGGACAGTGCAAGCGGCTCTTCCGTAACATTGATAATCTCATAATGCACCATGCTTTGCACAGGAAGGAGAGAGTTAAGTGTTGCCGCCGCTGTAAAGAGCTCATCATTAGCACAACATCTGTTCCCCAGAATCATATTTGCCCTGGAACCACATTACTGTTCAAAAGCCCTCCAATAACTACAGACAAATTCTTTCATTGTCCCTTGTGTCGTCACAACTATAACTGCCTGGATGACCTGAAAAATCATAATTGCATGTCTTCTAATGCCTCATTCAGTGGTCctgtgaaaaaaacagacatttccaaGTCGCATTACCCTAAGCGTGTGAACATTGGTGTTGGTACGGACTACAAGTGCCAAATCAAGAAAGAGATTCTTCAAGAAGAAACAGAATTGGACAATGGTGAGCTAAACATCCTTAACTCTTTTAGTCTTGGTGCCAAAATGAGTACAGCTGAAAGCCTTCTTCCACCTCAAAATGATCCAACATCATCCATCCAAACCCAAGAATCTGTATTGATGGATGAAATTAATTCCACTTTGCTGACTGGTGAGTTTGGAGTGACTCCGAAGAATTTTTCAGGCTGTGAGAAAAAGGAAGAGGTGCTAGAATCATCTCCACTTGAGGATGAGGCAGAAATTGATGTGCTTCTTGAAGCAGATGATTATCATCAGGAACCTTCCTCCTCACAGGACACTGCTGCTCAAAAAGGAACTCCGCAAGAACAAATGCAAAGTGAGGACGTGCTGGTGATCTGTGATGACGGCGTGAGACGTTTTGCTTGTAAGTCTTGTGAAAGGACATTTACGCGCCGTTTCAATCTAAAGCAACACTCCATGGTCTGTTCTGCAAAGAAGTATGTTACCCCATATATCGGGGAGGTAATGGCGTCCAGTTTAGTTAAACCCAAGAAGCTATTTGAATGTGTTCACTGTGGCAAGATTTTTAATCGTAAAGACAACATGGTGACACACATGAGGAAGTGCCAGATAAAGAACGCACCGCAGATGGGAGTCACAGCCCCAGAGTCTAGAGACAACATTTTTGTCCTTCCACCACCACCTGAAACGGAACCTATTAGGCAAGAGGGCAGCAGTGACTCTAGTAGCAGAAATTGGGGGATTATGTCCTTACCATCTGTGCTTCCCCGGAGAGTGACCTGTGAGTGTGGAGCAGCATTTACTTGTCCACGGCTTCTATTTGAGCATTTGCAAAATCATGCCCAAGAATCCTACATCTGTCCCCAATGTGGTGAGACCTTGCAGTCTTGGGCTTCATATGAGACTCACCAACGATTACACTTGCAGTCTCAGCATCAGCCAGATCTACAAGGAGTGTCTTGGAAGCCATCTTTGTTGTCTCCACAAGAGCAATCGCTGTTGGAGATTGAGCAGAACTCCGACACGCAGTCAAGCCAACAGCATAATCTTCTGCCGTCTCATGAGCCCCTCATTAAGCCACCACAGCAGCCATCTAAGCGCATGTTGCCGAATCAGGCTTGTCATCGATGTGGCCGGACTTTTATGTCATTGAAGTCTCTGCTGAGACATCTAAGGATGAGTTGCCATGGCACATCAGGGCAGTCAAAAAGCAACTCATCCAGTAATTTTGCCCATGGCAACTCAAATACTCATTTTTTTAAGCCAATGCAATGTCCTGCTTGTGTTCGTTGGTACAGCAGTGTGGAAGGACTCAAGCGGCACTTGGTCACTCACAGCTCACATGGTGTGTTTTGCTGTAATATCTGTCAGCAAAGTTGCTCAAGTCTTGAATCGCTGGTGGATCACAAGAAGAGGGTTCATGAAACGGTCGAAGAGGAATGTAAGGTGGAGGAGGTTGCAACGGCAATTGCCCAGCCTGATGTTTTTCAGTGCAATATTTGCAAGCAACTTTACCCTACAGCCGCATCACTCAGAGAACATCAAAGAATGGTGCATGGAGTTCCTGGGGGTCATTACATGCAAAATGGTAAAACTTTAGGAGTTCCGTCAAATGGTTTTCACTGTCAGATCTGCCAGAGGAATTACTCGTCTATAGACTCTTTCAAAGAGCACAGGAGGAGGGTTCATCGGATATTTGGACATGGTCAAGTTCATAGGTTGGAAACGGCCCCCTTCCAATGTCAAATCTGCCTTCGGAGGTACGACAGCCTGAAGTCACTGAACAACCACAGAAGACGGGTGCACCGCATCTTGGCTGGAGGGTATGCTGCAGCTAAAGTCAGCACTTTGGATGTCATGCAAAGCAGGAGAATTCTCGATGTGGTTAAAGGAGACCATGAGGCACAAAAAGGTAGCCAGGGTAATATATTTCGCTGCCAGATTTGCCAGCGATTCTACCCAACTATTCAGTCATTAAAAGTCCACAAAAGGAGAGTCCACCGCATTTTGGCTGGAGGTTATGTTGCAGAAAAAAGTATCCCGGCGGATGTCAAGCAAAGCTGCCAGTCAGATTTTCATTGCCAAATCTGCCAGCGAAACTACTCCAACCGGAAGTCATTAAAAAAGCATCAGCGAAGAGTCCATAATACATCTAGTGGAGAAGTCAAGACACAAAAAGTTAGTGGACTATATTATCATGACTGTCAGATTTGCCACCAAACCTACCCAAGTATTCAGTTGTTAAAAGACCACAAAATGAAAGTCCATTGCGTTTTGGATGGAGGTGAAGCTGCTGAAAAAAGTAACACTTTGCCAGTTTTGCCTAATGTAAAGTCAGATTTTCAGTGCCAAATCTGCCAGCGAAACTACTTCAACCATGAGGCATTAAAAAAGCATCAGCGAAGAGTTCATAACGTAGTTCCAGGACAGATCGAGGACAACAAATTTCGCTGTCTGATTTGTCGGCGAACCTACCCACATCTTCAGTCATTAAAGGACCACAGAAGAAGAATCCATCGAATTTCAAATGCTGGGCTTGTCTCTTAA
- the LOC114791031 gene encoding zinc finger protein 574-like: MFQRPLKMANKQLAYLLSCSMASSEYSSFSPLHSIPVFCFACSAVFSDKASLETHLCPAASFICSCGMGFSNYTDMLSHRIRHETARMVGFLPQCNSIVHKKSDSQIAKTKENPGIQKQVAKTPSVVTSPVAPVKPASRMDSGGTTVSLSRRFRPAVVLKTKQRFCGDGRYVCARCLNVFSSQDSLIEHVATHATTGVYGCRHCGLLLLSYSPPSFHYQCRKDNAQDVNRFTEGRFVSSQPVAKKYPINKCPHCPASYYTEWHLRCHVQKQHASEKNLPSAVEKAQEISPNKGEQSKTVSCLKVEEAHRCVICNVTFTTIDKLGQHWCTKNLILIKQERAHSDASKRTKLFGGQERMHPYRKTARDTDKEVTVRLQTTHSVFRNAKSEACEVNSPVPSFTTTGVQTKVEWDDGSYDMADTHRNEK; this comes from the coding sequence ATGTTTCAGCGGCCACTCAAGATGGCTAATAAACAGCTTGCGTATTTGCTCAGCTGCTCTATGGCGAGCTCGGAGTACAGCAGCTTTAGTCCACTGCACTCCATCCCGGTCTTCTGCTTTGCTTGCAGTGCCGTGTTTTCCGACAAAGCCTCTCTGGAGACTCACCTGTGCCCCGCAGCAAGTTTCATCTGCTCCTGTGGTATGGGATTCTCCAATTACACGGACATGCTGTCCCATCGTATCAGACACGAAACCGCCAGGATGGTCGGTTTCCTACCACAATGCAACAGCATTGTGCATAAGAAGTCGGACAGTCAAATAGCAAAGACAAAGGAAAATCCAGGCATACAGAAGCAGGTGGCGAAGACCCCAAGTGTGGTGACCAGTCCTGTTGCTCCCGTAAAGCCTGCGTCTCGCATGGATTCCGGCGGCACCACCGTGAGCCTCAGTCGGCGCTTCAGGCCTGCTGTGGTACTGAAAACCAAGCAAAGGTTTTGTGGGGACGGACGGTACGTGTGCGCAAGATGCTTGAATGTTTTCAGTAGCCAGGACAGCCTCATCGAACATGTTGCTACCCACGCTACTACTGGCGTGTATGGGTGCCGTCATTGTGGCCTCCTCCTGCTCAGTTATTCACCCCCCTCATTCCACTACCAGTGTCGTAAAGATAATGCCCAAGATGTGAACAGGTTTACAGAAGGCAGGTTTGTCTCAAGCCAGCCGGTGGCCAAGAAATACCCAATTAATAAGTGTCCGCATTGTCCTGCATCGTATTACACGGAGTGGCATTTAAGGTGCCATGTTCAAAAGCAGCATGCGAGTGAGAAAAATTTACCTAGTGCTGTTGAGAAAGCCCAGGAAATATCCCCAAACAAAGGAGAACAATCTAAAACAGTGTCTTGTCTAAAAGTTGAAGAAGCCCATAGATGTGTGATCTGTAACGTGACATTTACGACCATTGACAAGCTGGGCCAACACTGGTGCACCAAAAACCTTATTTTGATCAAGCAAGAGCGAGCACACAGTGATGCTTCAAAACGAACAAAGCTCTTCGGAGGACAAGAAAGGATGCATCCGTACCGCAAGACTGCAAGGGACACGGACAAGGAAGTGACTGTTCGACTTCAGACTACGCACAGTGTTTTTAGAAATGCTAAATCTGAAGCATGCGAGGTGAATAGTCCCGTACCGTCATTCACGACAACTGGCGTACAGACTAAAGTAGAATGGGATGATGGAAGTTATGACATGGCCGACACTCACAGAAATGAGAAATGA
- the LOC114790356 gene encoding uncharacterized protein LOC114790356: MMCHNTETNIEDIGQKELLENNCKNPSDLVNEREQTWQIDGEHNDTTEGDLSALHVMCKPDLKCQKGDKTEQESTLWAAQNSVKLKRPRGRQPKKNIKVEEDRATPLEKDTSPPVTIIKRKVGRPRKLSNLANEVSKEASLNTASSESGYSEGSNQNVLPAETICHGTKRKKRKHLCKPVPKKRIAARQEETDTSRSKPRKQFRQKPNQEPFTEATKKGPLGLQEATAPQNCQQPTKSGNPKENESGESSCQADQGIPTKKRKVGRPAKRRTELARQSLALKRAANSQKSQFHQLQSSGNQGTESHVLPLRRYSRACKGNKDNVDNKDKIVHQQKQPRIHSVSDQPVKLNRSGSLFSSSEHEVGVPQPRNAKKRQVSIHCKIENSHETSDIQDSSIQQASSGTNHLVDISRPRKARKLKRFLQICDQDQTQITVMCCKSEDSQKTLHNSAEPIADGTVKTRSHQRIPQVNSNNLEEHEGKPSVYPLCAAGSQTLDANILSKKKRGRRKKIKEACDVKLEQPEESSDMNSPKCQNSLPEGSTSCTIQCEVGLKRPRKIDRRRKRFRNMKLAAPDGASGNKLAEVKQAEKPPPQYPVLYQASSHPQTTADEESVLKQGEVFTEMPSKLVRSRRRYRRKHVYSTVRRKAKQKPTVTSSVKKEQACEDGAESSTSKDFIAEALISSEPFFCHEPSPEDPPLAHPSRPLGDRKGTVSSGDVTVNKSNSAGHNVNKSEPNSTDQRSKATKIPVNGLAKSPHAADVKLPESLGSPADVLPSPGANPGATAPIKEQRHVVPVGASCTSLPDIVSEANPETGRRRRRRPGEGPLVCQYCARPFNHFSAYVIHMRVHTGEKPYGCEKCGRAFAQLSNLNAHSRVHSKMEKKLECVQSEKSDIKSEHVAPAGAKPVRKRGKPCLCHICGKEFRFRSVLKIHMRVHSGEKPYSCRVCGKAFSQACSVRVHEKIHWSVKPYVCAKCGRGFSQIGTLKTHACKAVGIHATALEQPHPPVAFQCHLCNEYFILKSEYDQHLLSHTDTDRYGCDMCGKQFSLESELSTHRLYCNDMRAEAKPLSRGPSLNTEGPCPPSHENTRVPVKCELPEVGIKKKATAAWQGAEGRTASLQRPDPRPSLLTCPSSATTPSADPLTDFAPAPAASRLVSNLNHLHQDHDPRRYFCPRCGRLFRHVGRLRAHMLTHGHNQKYSYDCCGKAFTSWSKFWHHQRVHRQRRGRFFCPKCTRGFRFASSYKEHLQEHPELNAYMCPLCPLTFSRAESLRAHQRDWHKLNLPHICDVCGKGFDNQRTLECHSIAHRSMRAQTAVLCEVELQSSVLPYECGECDSSFKSVDLLFHHQLCHGPSKDNLLLNGGRVDRDHPELRNSLSSCLPSDPAHGDPPPGTKLNRAEPPRTLFQRSAVPLHLRQPSSQSYKESNPLVQGCPTPLSVWPSSLSLSNTQSAEIKTFKPLHKHEKSPTFTNSLLDNIPSEDNILVIETRDGMRCAECGGLFSGVSELFEHYLQHARGEV; the protein is encoded by the coding sequence ATGATGTGCCATAACACTGAAACAAACATTGAGGATATTGGTCAAAAAGAACTCCTTGAAAATAACTGCAAAAATCCAAGTGATCTGGTTAATGAGCGGGAGCAAACATGGCAGATTGATGGTGAACATAATGACACAACAGAAGGAGACTTAAGTGCTTTGCATGTAATGTGCAAACCTGATCTAAAGTGTCAAAAAGGAGATAAAACTGAACAAGAATCCACTCTCTGGGCAGCACAGAATTCTGTTAAACTGAAACGGCCGCGTGGACGACAACCTAAGAAGAACATCAAGGTAGAAGAGGATAGAGCTACTCCTTTAGAAAAAGATACATCACCACCTGTCACAATTATAAAACGCAAAGTGGGCCGCCCAAGGAAATTAAGTAACCTTGCCAATGAAGTTTCAAAAGAAGCTAGTTTAAACACTGCATCCAGTGAAAGCGGATATTCTGAAGGCTCTAATCAGAACGTGTTGCCTGCAGAGACCATTTGCCATGgcacaaagaggaaaaaaaggaagcatCTGTGTAAACCTGTCCCAAAAAAACGCATTGCTGCTCGTCAAGAAGAAACTGATACCTCCAGAAGCAAGCCAAGGAAACAATTTAGACAGAAGCCTAACCAAGAACCCTTCACAGAAGCAACAAAGAAGGGCCCTTTAGGACTCCAAGAAGCGACTGCACCACAAAATTGCCAGCAGCCTACTAAGTCGGGAAatccaaaagaaaatgaatctgGTGAATCATCATGCCAGGCTGACCAAGGCATACCTACGAAAAAGCGCAAAGTTGGGAGACCAGCCAAGAGAAGGACAGAACTAGCAAGGCAATCTTTGGCACTGAAAAGAGCTGCAAACTCTCAGAAGTCTCAGTTTCATCAGCTCCAATCATCAGGGAATCAGGGAACAGAGTCACATGTCCTTCCTTTGAGAAGATATAGCCGAGCGTGTAAAGGAAATAAAGACAATGTAGACAATAAAGACAAAATTGTGCACCAACAGAAGCAACCAAGAATACATTCTGTTTCTGATCAGCCTGTTAAACTGAACAGATCCGGGTCTTTATTTTCATCCTCAGAACATGAGGTGGGAGTTCCACAGCCAAGAAATGCCAAGAAAAGGCAGGTATCCATTCACTGTAAAATAGAGAATTCACATGAGACCTCTGACATTCAGGACTCATCAATTCAGCAAGCTTCTTCTGGCACAAATCATCTTGTGGACATTTCTCGACCGAGGAAAGCACGGAAATTGAAAAGATTCTTGCAAATATGTGACCAAGATCAGACACAAATCACAGTCATGTGCTGTAAATCTGAAGACTCACAAAAAACATTGCACAACTCTGCTGAACCAATTGCAGATGGAACAGTGAAGACAAGGTCCCATCAGAGAATTCCTCAGGTTAATTCAAATAATCTTGAAGAACATGAGGGAAAACCTTCTGTGTACCCTCTGTGTGCTGCTGGGAGTCAGACGCTTGATGCAAACAttctaagcaaaaaaaaaagggggaggcGTAAGAAGATTAAGGAAGCATGCGATGTGAAGCTTGAACAACCAGAAGAAAGTAGTGATATGAATTCACCAAAATGCCAAAACAGTTTGCCAGAGGGCAGCACATCTTGTACCATCCAGTGTGAAGTAGGATTGAAAAGACCCCGGAAAATTGATAGACGACGCAAGAGATTTCGAAACATGAAGTTGGCTGCACCTGATGGTGCATCTGGAAATAAATTAGCAGAAGTAAAGCAGGCTGAAAAACCCCCACCCCAATACCCAGTGCTCTATCAGGCTTCCAGCCATCCTCAGACCACGGCCGATGAGGAAAGTGTTCTGAAACAGGGGGAAGTGTTTACAGAAATGCCTTCAAAGCTCGTTCGCTCTCGGAGGAGGTACAGAAGAAAGCACGTATACTCAACTGTTAGAAGAAAGGCGAAGCAGAAACCCACTGTTACAAGCAGTGTGAAGAAAGAGCAGGCATGTGAGGACGGTGCAGAAAGCAGCACATCCAAGGATTTTATTGCGGAAGCACTTATCAGTTCAGAGCCATTCTTTTGTCATGAGCCTAGTCCTGAAGACCCTCCACTAGCACACCCCTCCAGACCCCTTGGAGACAGGAAGGGAACAGTGAGTAGTGGTGACGTCACTGTGAACAAAAGCAATTCAGCCGGTCACAACGTTAATAAAAGTGAACCTAACAGCACAGACCAGCGTTCAAAAGCTACAAAAATTCCAGTGAACGGTTTGGCTAAAAGTCCTCATGCAGCAGACGTGAAATTGCCAGAATCTTTAGGTTCCCCAGCTGACGTCCTTCCCTCACCTGGTGCAAACCCCGGAGCTACAGCCCCGATCAAGGAACAAAGGCACGTGGTGCCTGTAGGCGCCAGCTGCACTTCACTACCTGACATAGTGTCGGAAGCCAATCCTGAGACCGGGCGTCGACGCAGACGCCGGCCGGGAGAGGGCCCTTTAGTTTGCCAGTATTGCGCCCGTCCGTTTAATCACTTTTCTGCCTACGTCATCCACATGCGCGTACATACGGGTGAGAAGCCGTATGGTTGCGAGAAGTGCGGTCGAGCTTTCGCCCAACTTTCCAACCTCAACGCTCACAGCAGGGTCCACAGCAAAATGGAGAAGAAGCTGGAGTGTGTGCAGAGCGAGAAAAGTGACATTAAGAGTGAACACGTTGCCCCCGCCGGTGCCAAGCCTGTTCGGAAGAGGGGCAAGCCCTGTCTTTGTCACATTTGCGGGAAAGAGTTCCGCTTTCGCTCCGTGCTGAAGATCCATATGCGTGTGCACAGCGGCGAGAAGCCGTATTCCTGCAGAGTGTGCGGAAAGGCCTTTTCTCAGGCGTGCAGTGTGCGCGTCCATGAGAAGATCCATTGGTCGGTCAAGCCATACGTGTGCGCTAAATGTGGCAGGGGCTTCTCTCAGATCGGAACTCTGAAAACACATGCTTGCAAAGCTGTGGGTATTCATGCGACAGCTTTGGAACAGCCACACCCTCCTGTGGCCTTCCAGTGTCACCTCTGCAATGAGTATTTCATTCTGAAGAGTGAGTACGACCAGCATTTGCTGTCCCACACCGACACGGATCGGTACGGCTGCGATATGTGTGGCAAGCAGTTCAGTCTCGAATCTGAACTCAGCACCCATCGTCTTTACTGTAACGACATGAGGGCTGAAGCCAAACCTCTGTCCCGTGGGCCTTCGCTCAACACTGAAGGTCCGTGTCCTCCCAGCCACGAGAATACCCGCGTTCCTGTAAAATGCGAACTCCCGGAGGTCGGCATCAAGAAAAAGGCAACTGCCGCATGGCAGGGTGCAGAAGGCAGGACCGCCTCACTGCAGAGACCAGACCCGCGGCCTTCGTTGCTGACTTGTCCGTCCAGCGCGACCACGCCGTCGGCTGACCCGCTTACGGACTTTGCACCGGCTCCAGCTGCCAGTCGCCTTGTTTCTAATCTGAATCACCTTCACCAGGACCATGACCCCAGAAGGTACTTCTGTCCGCGATGTGGGAGGCTCTTCAGACACGTCGGACGACTCCGAGCCCACATGCTCACTCACGGCCATAATCAGAAATATTCATATGACTGCTGTGGCAAGGCATTTACGAGCTGGAGCAAATTTTGGCACCACCAGCGAGTCCACAGACAGAGACGTGGTCGCTTTTTTTGCCCTAAGTGCACGCGAGGCTTTCGTTTTGCAAGTTCATACAAGGAGCACCTACAAGAACATCCAGAGCTAAATGCTTACATGTGCCCTCTCTGTCCTCTCACCTTCTCAAGGGCCGAGAGTTTGAGGGCCCATCAGCGAGACTGGCACAAGTTGAATTTGCCCCATATCTGTGACGTTTGTGGAAAGGGTTTTGATAATCAGCGAACGCTCGAATGCCACAGTATTGCACACCGCAGCATGCGTGCTCAGACGGCTGTGCTCTGCGAAGTGGAGTTGCAGTCTTCCGTGTTGCCTTACGAGTGTGGAGAATGTGACTCCAGCTTTAAGTCTGTGGATCTCCTTTTCCACCATCAGCTCTGCCACGGCCCTTCCAAGGACAATCTCCTGTTAAACGGCGGCCGGGTTGACAGGGACCATCCAGAGCTTCGTAACTCTCTGTCCAGTTGCCTCCCCTCAGATCCCGCACATGGTGACCCACCCCCCGGCACCAAATTAAACCGTGCTGAGCCGCCTCGGACGCTGTTTCAACGTTCTGCCGTTCCTTTGCATTTAAGGCAGCCGAGCTCCCAGTCCTACAAGGAATCAAACCCGTTGGTCCAGGGTTGCCCCACCCCCTTATCTGTGTGGCCCAGTTCTCTGTCCCTTTCCAACACACAGtctgctgaaataaaaacatttaagccATTGCACAAGCACGAAAAATCCCCCACCTTTACCAATTCTCTTTTGGACAATATCCCGTCTGAAGACAACATACTTGTGATTGAGACGAGGGACGGCATGAGATGTGCCGAGTGTGGGGGGCTTTTTTCTGGGGTGTCAGAGTTGTTTGAGCATTATTTGCAACATGCAAGAGGAGAGGTGTAG